A window of Lentibacillus sp. Marseille-P4043 contains these coding sequences:
- the yppF gene encoding YppF family protein, producing MQLNELIKTYEQDRKQAYGSINQLLDFYQKKYIAGEIDITSYQEIFHILHDKGAKSSHEYAL from the coding sequence ATGCAGTTGAATGAACTGATTAAAACCTATGAACAGGATCGCAAACAAGCTTACGGATCGATCAATCAGCTATTGGACTTTTATCAAAAGAAATATATCGCTGGAGAAATTGACATCACTTCTTATCAAGAAATCTTTCATATTTTGCATGATAAAGGTGCAAAATCATCACATGAATATGCTTTGTAA
- a CDS encoding FecCD family ABC transporter permease, which yields MTSEKSIKRKSFQAVMVLLVLLIIAMFFVSLSTGVIQIAPLDVIKTLVGNGTERQELVLFDFRLPGIVLALLIGAGLAVSGVILQGVTQNELADPGILGINTGAGLAVVLFIYFFQDTINMESSISAFIMPLFALVGAVFAAFLIYTLSWKDGVNPVRLILVGIGVNAAFSAALIIFQLKMDPQDFRQATVWLAGDIWNANWSFVYALLPWILILIPFTLHKAYSLNVLNLGDDIAAGLGSKVEHERRILLLLAVALAGACVAAGGGIAFLGLVVPHIARRIVGPTHQRIIPVSTLIGALLLMAADVIGKNVLTPTEIPVGVVVAILSTPYFVYLLMKTK from the coding sequence ATGACATCAGAGAAATCGATAAAACGAAAAAGCTTCCAAGCTGTAATGGTGCTGTTAGTCTTGCTAATCATTGCGATGTTTTTTGTTAGTTTAAGCACAGGTGTCATTCAAATAGCACCACTTGATGTAATAAAAACGCTTGTTGGTAACGGTACAGAAAGGCAGGAATTGGTTCTATTTGATTTCCGTTTACCCGGGATTGTTTTAGCCCTATTGATTGGTGCGGGTCTTGCTGTATCAGGTGTCATTTTACAAGGTGTAACCCAAAATGAACTTGCTGATCCTGGTATATTGGGAATTAATACGGGTGCAGGTCTTGCGGTTGTGTTATTTATCTACTTTTTCCAGGACACGATAAATATGGAAAGCTCAATCTCAGCGTTTATCATGCCATTATTTGCTCTTGTTGGTGCGGTTTTTGCAGCATTTCTAATTTATACGTTGTCATGGAAAGACGGCGTCAACCCTGTACGGTTAATTTTAGTAGGAATTGGAGTTAACGCCGCGTTTAGTGCAGCATTAATCATTTTTCAATTAAAAATGGATCCACAAGATTTTCGCCAGGCAACGGTTTGGCTTGCTGGTGATATTTGGAATGCAAATTGGAGTTTTGTGTATGCTCTGTTACCTTGGATTTTAATTTTGATTCCTTTCACATTACATAAAGCCTACAGTTTGAACGTACTGAATTTGGGTGATGACATTGCAGCGGGCCTCGGATCAAAAGTAGAGCATGAACGGCGAATCCTGTTACTGCTTGCCGTAGCGCTTGCTGGAGCCTGTGTCGCTGCTGGAGGAGGGATTGCCTTTCTTGGTTTGGTTGTCCCACACATTGCAAGACGAATTGTTGGTCCAACACATCAACGGATTATACCTGTTTCAACGTTGATTGGCGCATTATTACTGATGGCAGCGGATGTAATTGGGAAAAATGTTCTTACACCTACTGAAATTCCAGTCGGTGTTGTTGTTGCTATTCTTAGCACACCCTATTTCGTGTATTTGTTGATGAAGACAAAGTAG
- a CDS encoding NAD(P)/FAD-dependent oxidoreductase codes for MNKQLELYDVTIIGGGPVGLFTAFYSGMREMKTKIIEYLPFLGGKVPYFYPEKIIRDIGGIAKITGEDLTTQLVEQAKTFDPTVVLGQQVTTLKKMKDGNFIVRTHNGEEHYTRTIILATGFGMLKTMKLDLPEAPNYEQGNLHYFVRELNKFRGKKVVLSGGGNTAIDWANELEPIADEVSLIYRKDIFSGMESNVSQMKNSTVKLYTPYKIVNLIGDGKTVSEIIVEHIETGEQRTIPLDDLIVNHGFEIDLGAIAAWGCDMADGTMKVDSTMQTSIPGIFAVGDIANYPNKLHLIAGGFNEGPIAVNRAKQHIAPNEELEALFSTNMDTFNN; via the coding sequence ATAAATAAACAACTAGAGCTTTATGATGTAACAATTATCGGTGGAGGACCTGTTGGCCTATTTACCGCATTTTATAGTGGTATGCGGGAGATGAAAACAAAAATAATTGAATACCTTCCGTTTCTTGGTGGAAAGGTACCTTATTTTTACCCAGAAAAGATCATTCGTGATATCGGTGGGATTGCTAAAATAACTGGAGAAGATTTGACAACCCAATTAGTTGAACAAGCAAAAACGTTTGATCCAACAGTCGTTCTTGGGCAACAAGTAACAACATTAAAAAAAATGAAAGACGGCAATTTCATCGTACGCACACATAATGGGGAAGAACACTATACTCGGACGATCATCTTAGCAACCGGATTTGGAATGTTAAAAACAATGAAGCTGGACTTACCTGAAGCACCCAATTATGAACAAGGGAACCTACACTACTTTGTACGTGAACTTAACAAGTTTCGTGGAAAAAAAGTTGTGCTGTCCGGTGGTGGAAATACGGCAATTGATTGGGCAAATGAGTTGGAACCAATTGCTGATGAAGTATCCCTGATTTACCGGAAAGACATATTTTCTGGGATGGAAAGCAATGTATCACAAATGAAAAATTCAACAGTTAAACTTTATACCCCTTACAAAATAGTCAACCTGATTGGGGACGGCAAAACAGTTTCAGAAATAATTGTCGAACACATAGAAACGGGTGAGCAGCGGACGATACCACTTGATGATCTTATCGTTAATCATGGATTCGAGATTGATTTAGGTGCTATTGCAGCGTGGGGGTGCGACATGGCTGACGGAACAATGAAAGTGGATAGCACGATGCAAACGTCGATTCCAGGAATTTTTGCTGTTGGCGATATTGCCAATTACCCAAATAAACTGCATTTAATTGCTGGTGGATTTAATGAAGGACCGATTGCAGTAAATAGAGCGAAACAGCATATTGCACCAAATGAGGAACTAGAGGCACTGTTTTCAACGAATATGGATACGTTTAACAATTAG
- a CDS encoding lipoprotein: protein MKKYVFLFVATFLLAGCSGQDEQETKPEPKADNEVTTTDEEAVSVQFNNIDITTPDGKILVKGNATASNDVFYFTLKYGEEVVVDETKVKLDTDESGWGTFELEIEQPKDAETKEEIPLFTFYVKNEAGEMVNPNYIPVDVVEK, encoded by the coding sequence ATGAAAAAATACGTATTTCTTTTTGTTGCAACGTTTCTATTGGCAGGATGTAGTGGTCAGGATGAGCAGGAAACGAAACCAGAACCAAAAGCTGACAATGAAGTAACTACAACAGATGAGGAAGCCGTTTCAGTACAATTTAATAATATCGATATAACGACACCAGATGGAAAAATCCTTGTGAAAGGAAATGCAACAGCAAGCAATGATGTGTTTTATTTCACGTTAAAATATGGAGAAGAAGTTGTTGTCGATGAAACAAAAGTGAAGTTGGATACAGATGAAAGCGGCTGGGGGACCTTCGAGCTGGAAATCGAACAACCCAAAGATGCCGAAACAAAGGAAGAAATCCCACTATTTACGTTTTATGTGAAAAATGAAGCGGGAGAAATGGTTAATCCAAATTATATACCAGTTGATGTTGTGGAAAAATAA
- a CDS encoding FecCD family ABC transporter permease, with protein sequence MVTLIKKSNLLKSIINIITLIALIFSIGLSVSYGAVDINLSTVWQAVFHFNTNITEHQVIQELRLPRAISAALVGAFLAVSGAIMQGLTRNPLASPSIMGVTDGAAFTLVVMLAFFPSAGNLGFTVASFVGAGIAVVLVFMVGSFSTSGLTPVKLALAGVAIGTLLSSISSVISLHFQLEKQMSFWFAGGLAGTDWTSVMILLISGGVGLFFALAISRSITLLSLGEDVSTGLGQNNLVTKIIGIVAVLVLTGAAVSIAGTVAFVGLIIPHITRFIMGTDYRWIIPSSALFGALLLVLSDVTARLVNAPFETPVGAITSLIGVPFFLYLARGNGGAKS encoded by the coding sequence ATGGTAACACTTATTAAAAAATCAAATCTATTAAAAAGTATTATCAATATTATTACATTAATCGCTTTAATTTTTTCAATTGGATTATCTGTTTCATATGGGGCTGTCGACATTAATCTTTCGACTGTTTGGCAAGCGGTTTTTCATTTCAATACGAACATCACAGAACATCAGGTTATTCAGGAACTGCGTTTGCCGCGTGCTATAAGTGCGGCATTAGTTGGGGCGTTTCTAGCAGTATCAGGTGCGATCATGCAAGGATTGACACGTAATCCCCTAGCATCTCCATCAATCATGGGGGTAACGGATGGTGCGGCATTTACCCTTGTTGTTATGCTCGCATTTTTTCCAAGTGCTGGTAACTTGGGATTTACGGTCGCATCCTTTGTTGGTGCAGGAATTGCAGTCGTACTCGTCTTCATGGTTGGGTCCTTTTCGACAAGCGGATTAACACCTGTTAAATTAGCATTGGCAGGTGTAGCGATAGGCACGCTGCTCAGTTCTATTTCTTCTGTCATTTCCCTCCATTTTCAACTTGAGAAACAAATGAGTTTTTGGTTTGCTGGAGGATTGGCTGGAACAGATTGGACATCCGTTATGATTCTGCTTATTTCTGGTGGGGTAGGTCTGTTTTTTGCGTTGGCCATTTCGAGATCGATCACATTACTTAGCTTAGGTGAAGATGTTTCAACTGGTTTGGGGCAAAACAACCTTGTCACAAAGATTATTGGTATTGTAGCCGTGTTGGTGTTGACCGGTGCAGCTGTATCAATTGCAGGAACAGTTGCATTTGTTGGCTTAATTATTCCCCATATAACTAGATTTATTATGGGCACAGATTACCGCTGGATCATACCATCATCAGCATTATTTGGAGCACTTTTGCTTGTTTTATCTGACGTGACCGCACGTTTGGTTAACGCCCCATTTGAGACACCAGTAGGGGCTATAACATCACTTATTGGTGTTCCATTCTTTTTATATTTGGCACGTGGCAATGGAGGGGCTAAATCATGA
- a CDS encoding YitT family protein, with protein sequence MFLFEAKRILIVIFGSLLGAISLNFFLIGANVYASGFTGAAQLISSVFNDFLGIGISTGVLLFLLNIPVAILGWIKVGKGFTIYSAISVVFTTLFLEILPVIHLSEDIILNAVFGGVIAGVGVGITLKLGASTGGMDIVAMVLSRMKDRPIGTYFLLLNAIIIALAGVLYEPENALYTMVTLYVTTRVIDAIHTRHEKITAMVITRKADELHRAIHNKMVRGITILPAKGAYTNEDKNMLYLVITRYELYDLEKIISEIDPNAFTNIVQTTGIFGFFRRDN encoded by the coding sequence ATGTTTTTATTTGAGGCTAAACGTATTTTAATTGTTATTTTTGGTTCTTTGTTAGGGGCAATATCACTAAATTTCTTTCTCATTGGCGCAAATGTTTATGCCAGCGGGTTCACTGGGGCTGCGCAGCTTATATCAAGTGTGTTTAATGACTTTCTTGGTATAGGAATCAGTACTGGTGTGTTACTGTTTTTACTAAATATTCCAGTTGCCATTTTAGGGTGGATCAAAGTTGGGAAGGGCTTTACCATTTATAGTGCTATTTCGGTTGTTTTTACGACGCTATTCCTTGAGATACTACCGGTTATTCATTTATCAGAAGATATCATTTTGAACGCAGTATTTGGCGGTGTCATCGCAGGGGTGGGTGTCGGGATTACCTTGAAATTAGGTGCGTCAACAGGTGGTATGGATATTGTTGCAATGGTACTTTCGCGCATGAAGGATAGACCAATTGGAACTTATTTCCTCTTGTTAAATGCTATCATTATTGCGTTGGCTGGCGTACTCTATGAACCGGAAAATGCGCTTTACACAATGGTGACGCTCTATGTAACGACACGAGTGATCGATGCTATTCATACCCGCCATGAAAAAATTACAGCGATGGTCATCACCCGAAAAGCGGATGAACTGCACCGGGCAATTCACAATAAAATGGTGCGGGGAATTACCATTTTACCTGCAAAAGGTGCTTATACAAATGAAGATAAAAATATGCTTTATCTTGTCATAACGCGTTATGAATTATATGATTTGGAAAAAATCATTTCGGAAATTGATCCGAACGCATTTACAAATATTGTTCAGACAACAGGTATTTTCGGATTCTTTAGACGAGATAATTAA
- a CDS encoding DegV family protein: MNVKILADSACDLSEQYYNEFDIEMVSLTVQLNEKEYKDGKEISPKTIYDAMRQGKSPKTSQVSPQSFKTIFTSYTEANQPLIYFAFSSELSGTYQAAKMIEQEIKEENPDAPIHVIDTKCASIGYGLVVLRAAQLAKNGASTEEILATGEYVAAHMEHIFTVDDLEYLYRGGRVSKTAAFVGSLLKIKPILHVDDGKLIPLEKIRGSKKLLGRIIEIMEKRGTDLENQVIGISHGDDLERAEKLADMIKQKFNPKDVIIEMVGSVIGAHSGPGTIALFFLNENDK; this comes from the coding sequence ATGAATGTTAAGATTCTTGCCGATTCAGCATGTGATCTATCAGAACAATATTATAACGAATTTGACATTGAAATGGTATCATTAACCGTTCAATTAAACGAAAAAGAATACAAAGATGGAAAAGAAATTTCGCCAAAAACTATTTATGATGCCATGCGTCAGGGAAAAAGCCCAAAAACATCACAAGTTTCTCCACAATCCTTTAAAACAATTTTTACATCGTATACAGAAGCAAATCAACCCTTAATTTATTTTGCATTCTCCTCTGAATTATCTGGTACATATCAAGCAGCAAAGATGATCGAACAAGAGATTAAAGAGGAAAATCCCGATGCACCCATCCATGTTATCGATACAAAATGCGCATCAATTGGTTATGGTCTAGTTGTACTACGAGCAGCACAATTAGCAAAAAATGGGGCAAGCACAGAGGAAATTTTAGCAACTGGCGAATATGTCGCAGCACATATGGAACATATTTTTACTGTGGATGATCTAGAATACCTTTACCGCGGCGGTCGGGTCAGCAAAACAGCTGCGTTCGTTGGTTCCTTATTAAAAATCAAACCAATCCTACATGTAGATGACGGTAAATTAATTCCTCTCGAAAAAATTCGAGGATCCAAAAAATTACTTGGACGGATCATCGAAATTATGGAGAAACGTGGTACAGACTTAGAAAATCAAGTCATTGGTATTAGTCATGGGGATGATTTAGAAAGGGCTGAAAAGCTGGCCGACATGATTAAACAGAAGTTCAATCCGAAAGATGTCATTATTGAGATGGTCGGATCTGTCATTGGGGCACACTCCGGACCAGGTACAATCGCATTGTTCTTCTTGAATGAAAACGATAAATAA
- a CDS encoding alpha-amylase family glycosyl hydrolase codes for MKKLLSVIFIIPLLISGINPIHAEEKESINEEMIYSIFVDRFNNGDQQLGDQVNVDDPEAYHGGDIEGITNKLDYIKELGFTTISLSSIMKNAPDGYHGYWIEDFFKVEEQFGTLDDLKKLVKEAHKRDMKVMLEFVPNYAAPSHPFADDPDKTIPTTVTDTLWLDQAVTLNVKNSEVRDMLFKAADYWLEEANIDGYNVHAIEQTPVSFLTEFVDHVKSVKPDIYLTGSVLKEDDVTDNYLHTGIPLIENSTMQATLANVLTEIGTPPEKIYQVWEESGKRTGLLSIDDKFTERFTRKIVENGQNPLTTWKLALVYMYTTPGVPVVYQGSAIPMDGETHAEVQQLVQFNNKDQDLQNYFNKIATIRSQFPALAYGEFEFVGSSGAMSVFKRFDEDTTIFIAINNDTGTKSITTTAVPEGMQLTGLLGDNIVRADENGEYQIGIDRESVEIYVAEPDKGLNWPFILMVVGIFVVFILGIVYLSVKQRKRSH; via the coding sequence ATGAAAAAGTTATTATCAGTTATATTTATTATCCCTCTCTTGATCAGTGGGATTAACCCGATACATGCGGAAGAGAAGGAATCCATCAATGAGGAAATGATCTATTCTATTTTTGTTGACCGTTTTAACAATGGGGATCAACAACTTGGTGATCAGGTAAACGTTGATGATCCGGAGGCATATCATGGCGGGGACATTGAAGGGATTACAAATAAACTAGACTACATTAAAGAGTTAGGTTTTACAACGATTTCCTTATCCTCTATTATGAAAAATGCACCCGATGGATATCACGGTTACTGGATTGAGGATTTCTTTAAAGTAGAGGAGCAGTTTGGAACGTTGGATGATTTAAAGAAGTTGGTAAAGGAAGCACACAAACGGGATATGAAAGTTATGCTTGAATTTGTGCCGAATTATGCTGCGCCGTCACATCCTTTCGCAGACGATCCCGATAAAACAATCCCAACAACAGTCACAGATACATTGTGGTTAGATCAAGCAGTAACATTGAATGTGAAAAATTCGGAAGTGAGGGACATGCTATTTAAGGCTGCAGACTACTGGCTTGAAGAAGCAAATATTGACGGCTATAATGTGCATGCAATTGAACAAACGCCAGTCTCATTTTTAACGGAATTCGTTGATCATGTAAAGAGCGTCAAACCGGATATCTATTTAACCGGCAGCGTTCTAAAGGAAGACGATGTAACAGATAACTATTTACATACAGGCATTCCATTGATCGAAAATTCCACAATGCAAGCAACGTTAGCAAATGTTCTAACAGAAATTGGTACACCACCTGAGAAAATTTATCAAGTGTGGGAAGAGTCTGGTAAACGAACAGGCTTATTGTCGATTGACGATAAGTTTACCGAGCGCTTTACTAGAAAAATCGTTGAAAACGGGCAAAACCCTCTAACGACTTGGAAACTGGCGCTCGTTTATATGTATACAACACCTGGCGTGCCGGTAGTCTATCAGGGATCCGCTATTCCAATGGATGGCGAAACACACGCAGAGGTACAGCAATTAGTCCAATTTAATAATAAAGATCAAGATTTACAAAACTATTTTAATAAAATCGCGACCATTCGCTCACAATTTCCTGCATTAGCTTATGGTGAATTTGAATTTGTAGGATCATCCGGGGCAATGAGTGTATTTAAACGTTTTGACGAAGACACGACGATATTTATTGCCATTAATAATGATACAGGAACGAAATCTATTACAACCACAGCTGTACCTGAAGGCATGCAGTTGACTGGTTTACTAGGTGATAATATTGTTCGCGCAGATGAAAATGGTGAGTACCAGATTGGAATTGACCGTGAATCAGTAGAGATATATGTAGCAGAACCAGATAAGGGTTTAAACTGGCCATTCATTCTAATGGTTGTTGGTATTTTTGTAGTATTTATCCTTGGAATCGTCTATTTAAGTGTAAAACAAAGAAAAAGAAGCCATTAA
- a CDS encoding ABC transporter substrate-binding protein — MITKTKSSILAISVIFILSIVMSACGNDDDSDKSTDESNSESDGNTEITLDSKMGEVTIPGDIENVIAPYHEDALLALGITPVTKWSIGESIQNYLEADLKDVPKIEWNLPQEQVLEQNPDLIILESNLDSYDGSYEDYQKIAPTYVMTEEVSNDWRKQIETFGKLLGKEAKADEVLKQYDQKVSDAKEKLNEAIGDETVALIWTMGDQFYLFEHDRHIAEVVYSQLEINQPALVENLGNADAAQWNPISVEKLSELQADHVFLLAEEGEQGIDTLKNSSVWQSTPAAQNNQVYVMNDPSHWTNKGLIASEKTIDAVVDTLTK; from the coding sequence ATGATTACAAAAACAAAGTCAAGCATTCTGGCAATAAGTGTTATTTTCATCCTATCAATAGTAATGTCGGCATGTGGCAATGATGATGATTCAGATAAATCAACCGATGAATCCAACTCAGAATCAGACGGTAACACAGAGATAACCCTTGACAGTAAAATGGGTGAAGTAACGATTCCGGGAGATATTGAAAACGTTATCGCCCCCTACCATGAAGATGCCCTTTTAGCTTTAGGAATAACACCAGTTACCAAATGGTCAATCGGAGAAAGCATCCAAAATTATTTAGAAGCTGATCTAAAAGATGTGCCAAAAATTGAATGGAATCTTCCACAAGAGCAAGTGCTTGAACAAAACCCAGATTTAATTATACTAGAAAGTAATCTTGACAGTTATGATGGAAGCTATGAAGATTATCAAAAAATCGCACCTACTTATGTTATGACGGAAGAAGTCAGCAACGATTGGCGAAAACAAATAGAAACGTTTGGAAAATTACTTGGGAAAGAAGCCAAAGCTGACGAGGTTCTCAAGCAATACGATCAAAAAGTTTCCGATGCCAAAGAAAAATTAAACGAAGCAATAGGCGATGAAACCGTTGCACTTATTTGGACCATGGGAGATCAATTTTACCTATTCGAACATGACCGCCATATAGCCGAAGTGGTATATTCTCAACTTGAGATCAACCAACCAGCATTGGTTGAAAACTTAGGTAATGCTGATGCAGCACAATGGAACCCTATCTCAGTAGAAAAGTTATCTGAACTTCAAGCAGACCATGTATTTTTACTTGCTGAAGAAGGGGAACAAGGAATCGATACATTAAAAAATAGTAGTGTATGGCAAAGCACCCCTGCTGCCCAAAATAATCAAGTCTATGTGATGAACGATCCAAGTCATTGGACGAACAAAGGACTAATTGCATCGGAGAAAACCATTGACGCAGTAGTAGATACTCTTACAAAATAA